A genomic segment from Gadus morhua chromosome 4, gadMor3.0, whole genome shotgun sequence encodes:
- the LOC115541703 gene encoding uncharacterized protein LOC115541703 produces MALDSEYVNQTVILHSPFPPPVRDRFVHLIEAVLRGKSGGEEVLQEYQTTETLTDAARRQMVNILVAHMIDNHGHLPTKETREDYAHGIVMLFPSLRDPYSKKGYVDQDFTLLFDDDTSSRLLQKWDLFFKPNVIKEAKQLTSTPELRHLVQSAESPQGAPGGLKSPKISASDAVERLVVFHKSCCSLEEHLRNQQGRQPYLLAVGRQKSKIDSFYITMDKHLIPCKAIRFLGACDELFKAHFVFNLSYDVALVNFYTFLQTTVYNIDVGKMKESPRLRELRARLLNHPGALTPCE; encoded by the exons ttgATTGAAGCTGTGCTGAGAGGCAAATCCGGAGGTGAAGAAGTACTACAGGAGTACCAAACAACAGAAACCCTGACAGATGCTGCAAGAAGACAAATGGTTAACATCCTGGTGGCTCACATGATTGACAATCATGG GCACCTTCCCACTAAAGAAACCAGAGAGGATTATGCACATGGGATAGTGATGCTGTTCCCTTCCCTCAGGGATCCATATTCCAAGAAGGGCTAT GTGGACCAAGACTTCACTCTCCTATTTGATGATGACACATCCtccaggcttcttcagaaatgGGATTTGTTCTTCAAGCCAAATGTCATAAAAGAGGCTAAGCAGCTCACTTCAACACCAGAGTTGCGTCACTTGGTGCAGTCAGCAGAAAGTCCCCAAGGAG CTCCAGGGGGACTGAAGTCTCCAAAAATTAGTGCATCTGATGCAGTTGAGAGACTTGTTGTCTTTCATAag TCATGCTGCAGTTTGGAGGAGCATCTCCGCAACCAGCAGGGTCGACAGCCATACCTCCTTGCGGTCGGGCGTCAGAAGAGCAAGATTGACAGCTTCTATATCACCATGGATAAGCATCTCATCCCATGCAAGGCAATCCGCTTCCTCGGGGCATGCGATGAACTTTTCAAAGCACATTTTGTGTTTAATTTGTCTTACGATGTGGCACTAGTGAATTTTTACACGTTCCTGCAGACAACAGTGTATAACATTGATGTGGGGAAAATGAAGGAGTCGCCCAGACTTAGAGAATTGAGAGCGAGACTGCTTAACCATCCAGGAGCACTTACACCTTGTGAATAA